From Hermetia illucens chromosome 6, iHerIll2.2.curated.20191125, whole genome shotgun sequence, one genomic window encodes:
- the LOC119659653 gene encoding uncharacterized protein LOC119659653, with the protein MSWTRGQVLALLKVYQLHPCLFNVHKAVYFTFEERQRKLHDICEQLRPQKPDITVDLIQDQIGRLRKQYLQQRRLVKEAQKNGAEYKPELWCFNRLRFFDEICNDSDDGDQVINLDTDDSNGSGKENQGSGVKSNELKRKRSGHLNENGVEPPNNGEPDFPRPHKRIRGNWCEVENESENITSNTTHHGDNNIIKDDNGPNYSGDGMDIDEGGASHNGYSGNDQNYGRFGLNYTRNNPGCSESDISSNGEDQEEICYDGDEEDATRKSDHMPRPLSGLIEPRIEKFIEELEINREYDVSPVDHHSSRIEFKATVDHLRDKYLEEASTNLDICVTELYLKEYYILTGVVSIQKNVESNAFETWCEIQFLFGNCTSQFANIKAEQYSPHKEMPLGNNLGPSTSRQECTSVATEQINCNERPPETASCSRDLWRSDGIQSKEILGSPVGDYSITDSNPSVNLSIFGINSYSVEGASVKSDEPISSAEPENSSQDSSASNPGENQQISSTPSESSDSDNPLLQPHNNDNIQHEVPAENRQVFGRRHHIQPGNNHQQPPNVNADPDRIGNEDLIYDAYNEFIMEDGAAEARAAAARNPAQRIRPHPWLRDQYWSEDEESSDEDEPPVSTDSGQGDDLEDAEENVEGV; encoded by the exons ATGTCTTGGACTCGTGGTCAAGTGTTGGCTCTCCTCAAAGTGTATCAGCTCCATCCGTGCCTTTTTAACGTGCATAAGGCTGTCTACTTCACGTTCGAGGAACGACAAAGGAAACTTCACGACATCTGTGAGCAACTGCGCCCTCAGAAGCCCGATATAACCGTAGATCTAATTCAGGATCAAATAGGACGTCTTCGGAAGCAATATCTTCAACAAAGGAGGTTAGTGAAAGAAGCGCAGAAGAATGGAGCCGAGTACAAGCCGGAATTGTGGTGTTTTAATCGATTGAGGTTTTTCGATGAAATTTGCAACGATTCCGACGATGGGGATCAAGTAATTAATTTG GATACTGATGACTCCAACGGGAGCGGAAAGGAAAACCAAGGTTCCGGGGTGAAG TCGAATGAGTTAAAGCGAAAAAGAAGCGGACACCTTAATGAGAATGGCGTGGAACCTCCTAACAATGGAGAACCTGATTTTCCAAGGCCTCATAAACGTATTCGCGGAAACTGGTGTGAAGTTGAAAATGAAAGCGAAAATATTACCTCAAATACCACCCATCACGGTGACAACAATATCATAAAGGACGATAATGGTCCTAATTATAGCGGAGATGGTATGGACATTGATGAAGGTGGTGCGAGTCATAATGGTTACAGCGGAAACGACCAAAATTATGGTCGTTTTGGACTTAACTATACCAGAAATAACCCCGGTTGCAGCGAAAGTGATATCAGTTCCAACGGAGAAGATCAAGAAGAAATCTGCTATGACGGAGATGAAGAAGACGCAACGAGAAAAAGTGATCATATGCCAAGGCCTCTTTCCGGATTAATTGAGCCTCGAATCGAGAAATTCATCGAAGAACTTGAAATTAACCGGGAATATGATGTGTCACCTGTTGATCATCATTCGAGTCGCATTGAATTTAAAGCAACTGTTGATCATCTACGAGACAAGTATTTGGAGGAAGCTTCCACCAATTTAGACATCTGTGTGACTGAGCTGTACCTCAAGGAGTATTACATATTAACAGGAGTTGTTAGTATACAAAAAAACGTTGAGTCGAATGCGTTTGAAACCTGGTGTGAAATCCAGTTTTTATTCGGAAATTGCACATCACAATTCGCGAATATAAAAGCCGAACAATATTCGCCGCATAAAGAAATGCCTTTGGGAAACAACCTAGGACCAAGCACTAGTAGACAAGAATGCACCTCGGTTGCAACTGAACAGATTAATTGCAATGAGCGTCCCCCAGAAACCGCCTCATGTAGCCGAGATCTATGGAGAAGTGATGGAATACAATCGAAGGAGATCTTAGGTTCTCCAGTTGGGGATTACAGTATCACGGATTCTAATCCCTCTGTCAACTTATCAATTTTTGGGATTAATAGTTACTCAGTGGAAGGTGCCTCTGTAAAATCAGATGAGCCTATTAGTAGCGCTGAACCAGAAAATAGTTCTCAAGACTCATCAGCTTCGAACCCAGGTGAAAACCAACAAATTAGCAGTACACCCTCGGAATCAAGCGACAGCGATAATCCCCTTTTGCAGCCCCACAATAACGACAACATCCAGCACGAAGTCCCTGCCGAAAACCGACAGGTTTTTGGGCGACGGCATCATATTCAACCGGGCAACAATCATCAACAACCACCCAATGTAAATgcagatccagataggattgGCAATGAAGATCTTATTTACGATGCTTATAATGAATTTATCATGGAAGACGGGGCTGCTGAGGCTCGAGCAGCCGCAGCACGAAATCCAGCACAAAGAATTAGGCCACACCCCTGGCTGCGAGATCAATATTGGAGTGAGGACGAGGAGTCTAGCGATGAAGACGAACCCCCCGTGAGCACGGATAGTGGGCAGGGAGATGATCTTGAGGATGCAGAAGAAAATGTCGAAGGGGTATAA